The Actinotalea sp. JY-7876 sequence CACCTTCTTCGTCAACCTCGGCACCGAGAGCACCGACCTCCTCGCCGACGCCGACGTCCTGATCACGTGGTTCAACGACGAGCAGGAGCAGGCGTCGGTCGAGGCCCTGGGGACGTTCGCCTCCATCCCGGCCGTCCAGCGCGGCAGCTACCTGCCGCTGCTGGACCGCCAGCTCGGCATGGCGATGAGCACGACGACGGCGCTCGGCCTGCCCTGGGGCCTGTCGGAGTTCGTGCCCCAGCTGGTCGAGGCGGCCGACGCCGTCCCGGCGGACTGACCGCCGCGACCGGGCCAGACCGGCTCGCGTGAGCGCGTCCACGAGGAGGACCGCGGTGCTCGTCGGCACCGCGGTCCTCCTCGTCGTCGCGGTGGTGCTGAGCCTGGCCGTCGGTGCCCAGGGGATCGCGCCCGCCGACGTGTGGCGCCACCTCCTCGCCTCGGACGGCTCCAACGACGCCGCGATCGTGCACGAGGTGCGCCTCCCGCGCACGCTCCTCGGCGTCGCGGCGGGTGCGGCGCTCGGCCTCTCCGGCGCGCTGATGCAGTCGCTCAGCCGCAACCCGCTGGCGGACCCGGGGCTCCTGGGCGTCAACGCCGGGGCCGCCGCGGCCGTGGTGGCGGGGATCAGCCTGCTCGGCGTCACGACCGTGGGCGGGTACGTGTGGCTCGCCTTCGCCGGCGCTGGCGCCGCGACGGTCCTCGTGTACCTCGTCGGGTCGCGCAGCGGTGGCCCCGAGGCGGCCGGGACGCCGGTGCGGCTGACGCTGGCCGGCGCGGCCGTCTCCGCGGTGCTCATGGCGCTGGTGTGGGCCATGACCTTCCTGGACCGCGAGGCCCTCGACCTGTACCGCTTCTGGGCCGTCGGCAGCCTGTCGGGACGCGGTCTCGGGATCCTCGTCCAGGTGCTGCCGTTCCTGGCCGTGGGTCTGGTCGTCGGTCTCCTGCTCGCCGTCCCGCTCAACGCCATGGCGCTCGGTGAGGACGTGGGCCGGGCGCTCGGGCTCAGCCCGGGCGTGGTCCGCGCCGTCACCGGGGTCGTCGTGACGCTGCTGTGCGGCGCCGCGACGGCCGCGGTGGGGCCGCTCGTCTTCGTCGGGCTGGCCGTGCCGCACATCGTGCGCGGGCTCACCGGCCCCGACGACCGCTGGGTGCTGCCGCTCTCGGCGCTCGCGGCGCCCGTCCTGCTGCTGCTCGCGGACGTGCTCGGCCGCGTCCTGGCCGCGCCCGCCGAGATCCAGGTGGGCGTGGTGACGGCGTTCCTGGGCGCCCCGGCGCTCATCGCGCTCGCGGGCCGACGCCGGGTGACGGCGCTGTGACCGCCGTGGCCGCGGAGCGCGCGGCCGTCCCCTCGCGGGCGGGACGCGCGCTCGTGCTGCGGCTGGGCCCGCTGTCGCTGCGGTGGCGCGTGCGCACCCTGGTCGTCGGTGCGGGGCTCGTGCTCGCGATGCTCGCGCTCCTCGTGGTCGCCGTGTCCGTGGGGGCACGGTCGGTGGCGCCCGGGGAGGTCGTGCTCGCGCTGCTCGGCGTGGACACCGGCGGGTCGTCGTTCATCGTGCGCGAGCTGCGCCTGCCGCGCGCCCTGTGCGCGGTCGGCGTCGGCGCGGCGCTGGGCATGAGCGGCGCCCTGTTCCAGACGGTGGTGCGCAACCCGCTCGGCAGCCCCGAGCTCATCGGCTTCACGCAGGGCGCGTCGGCGGGCGCCGTCGCGGGCATCGTGCTCGCGGGGGCGACGGGGGCGGCCCTGGCCGGCTCCGCGCTCGCGGGCGGGTTCGTCGCGGCGGTCGTGGTCTACCTCGGGGCCTTCCGGCGCGGCCTGCTGGGCACGCGCCTGGTGCTCGTCGGCATCGGCGTCGGCGCGATGCTCAACGCCGTCACCTGGTGGCTGCTCACGCGCGCCGAGCTGACGCAGGCGCAGGTCGCCTCGGCGTGGCTCGTCGGGTCCCTCAACGCGCGGTCGTGGGACCACGTATGGCTGGTGGTGGTCGTGCTCGCGGTGCTCGCGCCCGCGTGCCTCGCGGTCGCGCCGTGGCTGCGCATGATCGACCTCGGCGAGGACGCCGCGTCGGCGCTGGGTGTGCCCGTGCGGCGGGCCCAGCTGGTGCTCGTGGTGCTCGGGGTCGCGCTGTGCGCGCTCGGGGTCGCCGTCGCCGGGCCGGTACCGTTCATCGCGCTCGTCGCACCGCAGGTCTCGCGCCGCCTCGTGCGGGGCACCGGCCTCGCGCTCGCGCCGTCCGCGCTCACCGGCGCCCTGCTGCTGCTCGCCGCCGACGTGGTCGCGCAGCACGCGCTGCCGGTGGCGATGCCGGTGGGGGTCGCGACGGGTGTCGTCGGTGGGGTCTACCTCGCCTGGGTCCTGAGCCGAGAGGGGCGTCGCCGATGACCGTCGACCCGTCCGCGCACGCCGGTGCGCCCGAGGGGCCGCAGGGCGCCGCGCCCGGGGGGCCGCAGGACGCCGCGCCCGCCGCCCGGCTGGTCGCGCGGGACGTCACGCTCGCGTACGAGCGCCGCGTCGTCGTCGACGGGCTCACCCTCGCCGTCCCGGACGGCTCCTTCACGGTCGTCATCGGGCCCAACGCGTGCGGCAAGTCCACGCTCCTGCGCGGCCTGGCGCGCCTGCTCGAGCCGCGCGGAGGCGCCGTCCTGCTCGACGGGCGGGCCGTGCACACCATGCCCACCAAGGAGGTCGCACGGCAGGTCGGCCTCCTGCCGCAGACCGCCGTCGCGCCCGAGGGCATCACGGTCGCCGACCTCGTCGCACGGGGCCGCTACCCCTACCAGGGGCTGCTGCGGCAGTGGTCGCGCGAGGACGAGGTGGCGGTGGCGCGCGCGATGGCGGCCACCCACGTGACCGACCTCGCCGACCGCGCGGTCGACGAGCTCTCGGGTGGCCAGCGCCAGCGTGTGTGGCTCGCGCTCGTGCTCGCGCAGGAGACGCCCGTACTGCTCCTCGACGAGCCCACGACGTTCCTGGACATCGCCCACCAGTACGAGGTCATGGACCTGTGCGCGAGCCTGCACGACACGGGCCGGACCCTCGTCGCCGTGCTCCACGACCTCAACCAGGCGTCGCGGTACGCGACCCACCTCGTGGTGATGAAGGACGGCGCCGTCGTCGCGCAGGGGGCGCCGCAGGACGTCGTGACGGCCGATCTGGTCGGGCACGTGTTCGGCCTTCCGTGCCGCGTGGTGCCGGACCCCGCCAGCGGCACACCGCTCGTGGTGCCCGAGGTGCGGCGGCGCTGACGCCCGCGCCGGGACGCCGTCGGACCCGGATTCGTATCGATTTTGGTCCCCGGACTGCGCGGCGGGGCGGGTTCTGGCACCATCTGGCACCACCGGACCGGTCGGCGTGGGCGCGCGCCCCCCGCGTGCCCACGTCGGCCCCCGAGCGAAGGAGACGCCGCGTGCGGAAGCAGCCCGACGGCGTCGTCGTCACCGCGCACGCGCCGGCGCCGAGCGGTCCGCGCGACGCGTCCGCGCGGTCCGGGCCCCGCACGCCGTCGCGGGGACGGGGCAGGCCGTGACGTCCGTGCTCCTGACCGCCGCGCGTGTGGTCCCGGTCCAGGGCGCCGCGGTGCCTGCGGAGCTGTGCGACGTGCTCGTGGTCGACGGGGTGGTGCGTGCCCTGGCTCCCGCCGTCACGGGCGCCGCCCTGCAGGAGGCGGACGAGGGACCGATCGAGACGGTCGACCTCGCCGGCCGCTGGCTCGTGCCCGGGCTGTGGGACGCGCACACGCACATGAACCAGTGGGCGCTCGCGCGGCAGCGGGTCGACGTGTCGGGGGCGACGTCGGCGGCCCACGCCGCGACGCTCGTCGCCGAGCGCCTGCGCCTCGCGCCGCCGCCCGCGGGCGTGCCGCTCGTGGGGTTCGGCTTCCGTGACGGCCTGTGGCCCGACGTGCCGACGTCGGCGGTCCTCGACGACGCCGCGGCGGGCGCCGGCGTCCCCGGTGCCGAGGTGGTGCTGGTCAGCGCGGACCTGCACTGCGGCTGGCTGGGCACGGCCGCCGCCGCGCGCCTGGGTGTCGCGGGACTGATCGGTGGGGACGGCACGGGGCTGCTGCGTGAGAACGCCTGGTTCCCGCTGCTCGACCGGCTCGCCGCGGCGCCCACCGACGTCGTCGACGCGTGGGTCGCCGACGCGGTGCGGGCCGCGGCCGAGCGCGGCGTCGTCGGCGTCGTGGACTTCGAGATGTCCGGCGCCGTGCCCGCCTGGGAGCGGCGGGCGGCCGCCGGGCGGCTCGGCCTTCGGGTGGTCGCGAGCGTCTGGGCGCAGGGGCTGGACGAGGCGGTCGCGCGCGGGCTGCCGACCGGTCGAGCGCTCACCGCCGACGGCCTCCTGACGATGGGCCCGCTCAAGGTCATCACGGACGGGTCGCTCAACACCCGCACCGCCTACTGCTTCGACCCGTACCCGGGGCTGGCCGGCCCGGAGGCGTTCGGCGTGCTGTCGGTGCCGCCCGGGGAGCTGCGGCCCCTCATGGCCCGCGCGACCGCCGCAGGACTCGGGTGCGCGATCCACGCGATCGGCGACCACGCCAA is a genomic window containing:
- a CDS encoding iron ABC transporter permease; translation: MLVGTAVLLVVAVVLSLAVGAQGIAPADVWRHLLASDGSNDAAIVHEVRLPRTLLGVAAGAALGLSGALMQSLSRNPLADPGLLGVNAGAAAAVVAGISLLGVTTVGGYVWLAFAGAGAATVLVYLVGSRSGGPEAAGTPVRLTLAGAAVSAVLMALVWAMTFLDREALDLYRFWAVGSLSGRGLGILVQVLPFLAVGLVVGLLLAVPLNAMALGEDVGRALGLSPGVVRAVTGVVVTLLCGAATAAVGPLVFVGLAVPHIVRGLTGPDDRWVLPLSALAAPVLLLLADVLGRVLAAPAEIQVGVVTAFLGAPALIALAGRRRVTAL
- a CDS encoding iron chelate uptake ABC transporter family permease subunit, with product MTAVAAERAAVPSRAGRALVLRLGPLSLRWRVRTLVVGAGLVLAMLALLVVAVSVGARSVAPGEVVLALLGVDTGGSSFIVRELRLPRALCAVGVGAALGMSGALFQTVVRNPLGSPELIGFTQGASAGAVAGIVLAGATGAALAGSALAGGFVAAVVVYLGAFRRGLLGTRLVLVGIGVGAMLNAVTWWLLTRAELTQAQVASAWLVGSLNARSWDHVWLVVVVLAVLAPACLAVAPWLRMIDLGEDAASALGVPVRRAQLVLVVLGVALCALGVAVAGPVPFIALVAPQVSRRLVRGTGLALAPSALTGALLLLAADVVAQHALPVAMPVGVATGVVGGVYLAWVLSREGRRR
- a CDS encoding ABC transporter ATP-binding protein — translated: MTVDPSAHAGAPEGPQGAAPGGPQDAAPAARLVARDVTLAYERRVVVDGLTLAVPDGSFTVVIGPNACGKSTLLRGLARLLEPRGGAVLLDGRAVHTMPTKEVARQVGLLPQTAVAPEGITVADLVARGRYPYQGLLRQWSREDEVAVARAMAATHVTDLADRAVDELSGGQRQRVWLALVLAQETPVLLLDEPTTFLDIAHQYEVMDLCASLHDTGRTLVAVLHDLNQASRYATHLVVMKDGAVVAQGAPQDVVTADLVGHVFGLPCRVVPDPASGTPLVVPEVRRR
- a CDS encoding amidohydrolase, with amino-acid sequence MTSVLLTAARVVPVQGAAVPAELCDVLVVDGVVRALAPAVTGAALQEADEGPIETVDLAGRWLVPGLWDAHTHMNQWALARQRVDVSGATSAAHAATLVAERLRLAPPPAGVPLVGFGFRDGLWPDVPTSAVLDDAAAGAGVPGAEVVLVSADLHCGWLGTAAAARLGVAGLIGGDGTGLLRENAWFPLLDRLAAAPTDVVDAWVADAVRAAAERGVVGVVDFEMSGAVPAWERRAAAGRLGLRVVASVWAQGLDEAVARGLPTGRALTADGLLTMGPLKVITDGSLNTRTAYCFDPYPGLAGPEAFGVLSVPPGELRPLMARATAAGLGCAIHAIGDHANALALDAFEATGARGSIEHAQLVTADDVDRLVRLGIVASVQPEHAMDDRDVADRHWVGRTDRAFPFGALHRAGVRLTLGSDAPVAPLDPWHAIGAAVDRARDGRAPWHPEHRLPAHVALAASVRSRVAPGAVADLAVLEADPLTTTGYGLRAMPVAGTLLAGRWTHRRF